The Candidatus Eisenbacteria bacterium nucleotide sequence GAGTCCTTCGCGCGCTTCATGGCGGGATTCGTGACTCCCCTCGGCGCGCTCGTCTTCGATCCCTCGGATCCCGCGGCCAAGGCGCTCGCGCTCCCGGTGTTCGAGCGCGAGATCGAGCTTCGCGGCGAGACCGCCCGGGCGGCGCGCGCCCGGGGCGAGGATCTCGCCGGCCGCGGATACCACGCGCAGATCGCGCGGGAGGGAAACGAGATGAACCTCTTCTGGCACGGCGAGGACGGACGCCAGGCGATCCGCGTCGAGGACGGGGCTCTTCGCCTCACGGGCACGGGGGACTCGTGGAGCGCGGACCGGCTCCTGAAGGCAGTGCGGGGGCGTCCCGAGGACGCGAGCCCGGGCGTCCTGCTGCGGCCGATCGTCCAGGACCATCTCCTTCCCACGGCCGCGTACGTGGGCGGTCCGGCGGAGGTGGCGTACTGGGCGCAGGTCTTCCCGGTCTACGACGCGTTCGGGATGAGCCCGCCCGCGATCGCGCCCCGCTCCGGCGCGACGCTCCTCGAGCCCAAGGTGGAGCGCACGCTCTCGAAGTTCGGGATTGGCTGGGAGACGCTCGCGGGGGATCCGGAGATCGTGGTCCGGGACGCGATGAAGGCGCTTCTCCCCGAGGACTTCCAGGACGTGTTCGCCCGCGAGCGCGAGGCGTGGCGGCAGAGCTTCCGGCGGGTCGAGGAGAAGGTCGCGTCCTTCGATCCCTCGCTCCGGCCCGCCGTCACGAATGCCGAGACGCGGCTCGAACGCGAGATCGAGACGCTCGAGAAGAAGCTCCTCTCGGTGTGGAAGCGCCGGCAGGAGGAGTCCGTGACGAAGATCCGGAGGGCGCGGGAGAGCCTCTTCCCGCACGGATCCCTTCAAGAACGCGTCTGCTCTCCCCTCGGGTTCGCGGCGCGGCACGGCCCGTGGCTCATCACCCGGCTGACCGAACGCCTGGGAGCGCCGGGCTCCCACACCCTCGTTCCGCTCGGAGGCGAAGGCGCATGAAGATCGGCATCTCCTGCTATCCCACCCACGGAGGCTCCGGAGTCGTCGCGACCGAGCTGGGGATCGAGCTCGCGCGCCGCGGACACGAGGTCCACTTCATCTCGTACTCGGTCCCGTTCCGCCTCAAGCCGTACCAGGGGAACGTGTTCTTCCACGAGGTGCAGGTGAGCTCGTACCCGCTCTTCCAGTACCCGCCCTACACGCTCGCGCTCGCGGCGAAGATGGCGGAGGTCGCGGACGAGGAAGGACTCGACGTGCTCCACGCGCACTACGCCGTGCCGCACGCGGTGTGCGCGTACCTCGGCCGGCAGGTCGCCGCGTCGACGAAGCTCCGCGTGGTGACGACCCTCCACGGCACGGACATCACGCTCGTGGGCTCCGATCCTTCGTTCCGGACCATGACCCGGTTCGGCATCGATCAGAGCGACGGCGTCACGGCCGTGTCGGAGTATCTCCGCAAGAAGACGATCGAGGTGTTCCGCCCCCAGCGCGCGATCCAGGTGATCCCGAACTTCATCGACACGATGCGGTACGCACCCCGGAACGGCGGCGAGGGCTGCGCCAAGACGCAGTTCGCGAAGAAGGGGGAGCGGATCCTGATCCACATCTCGAACTTCCGCACCAGCAAGCGGGCCGAGGACGCCGTGCGCGTTCTCGCCGCGGTGCGGCGCGAGGTGCCGAGCGTGCTCCTGATGGTCGGGGACGGTCCCGAGCGCGCCCGCACGCGCGAGATCGCGGTGGAGCTGGGCGTGGAGCGGCACGTGAAGTACCTGGGCCAGCTGGACGCGCCCGAAGAGGTGCTCCAGTGCGGCGACCTCTTCCTCCTGCCGAGCGCGAACGAGAGCTTCGGCCTCGCGGCGCTCGAGGCGATGTCGACCGGCATGCCGGTGATCGGAACGACCGCGGAAGGCCTCCCCGAGCTGATCCGGGACGGGAAGACCGGCTACCTGCTCCCCGTCGGGGACGTCGCGGGCATGTCCCGCCGCGCCATCGAGATGCTCACGGACGCGAAGCTCCATGACTCGATGGCGAAGGAATCGCGTCGCGTCGCCGTGGATCACTACGAGGCGAGCAAGATCGTGCCGAAGTACGAGGAGTTCTACGCGCGCGTCACGGGGCAGACGATCCCGGCGAGGGGATACCTCGCGCCGCCGGAGGGGCTGGCGTAGCCGTCTGGTGTCAGGGCCAGGGAGCCTGGTCCAGGAGAATCGAGAACGTCGTGTCGGTTCTGGACACGAGCCCATCGAGTCTCACCGAGGCCGCGCCATCGTACAGCGTCGCCAGGCTGTAGGTCAGCTCAGGCTGGACCACGAACCGGAACGCCCCCTGAGGGTCCGTGCGGACCGTTGCGGCACGCGAGGACCCCGGCCGCGTGTCGCTCCACACTCCCACGAAGACGTCCGCGACCGGTGCCCCCGTCGACCGCCAGGAAACGGTCCCCGTCCACTCCAACCCCGCAAGGCTCTGGTCGAGCGTGCGTGGAGCGGTCACCTGCAGCGGCCCCACCACCCTCGGCGCGATGTAGGAGAAGTTCCTGTCGTCCGGGGCGAACTCGAACCAGTAGGTGTCGGGGTGAACCCAGAGCCGGTAGCGTCCATCGGCCATCGTCCTGGCGCTCAAGA carries:
- the bshC gene encoding bacillithiol biosynthesis BshC, whose product is ESFARFMAGFVTPLGALVFDPSDPAAKALALPVFEREIELRGETARAARARGEDLAGRGYHAQIAREGNEMNLFWHGEDGRQAIRVEDGALRLTGTGDSWSADRLLKAVRGRPEDASPGVLLRPIVQDHLLPTAAYVGGPAEVAYWAQVFPVYDAFGMSPPAIAPRSGATLLEPKVERTLSKFGIGWETLAGDPEIVVRDAMKALLPEDFQDVFAREREAWRQSFRRVEEKVASFDPSLRPAVTNAETRLEREIETLEKKLLSVWKRRQEESVTKIRRARESLFPHGSLQERVCSPLGFAARHGPWLITRLTERLGAPGSHTLVPLGGEGA
- the bshA gene encoding N-acetyl-alpha-D-glucosaminyl L-malate synthase BshA, which gives rise to MKIGISCYPTHGGSGVVATELGIELARRGHEVHFISYSVPFRLKPYQGNVFFHEVQVSSYPLFQYPPYTLALAAKMAEVADEEGLDVLHAHYAVPHAVCAYLGRQVAASTKLRVVTTLHGTDITLVGSDPSFRTMTRFGIDQSDGVTAVSEYLRKKTIEVFRPQRAIQVIPNFIDTMRYAPRNGGEGCAKTQFAKKGERILIHISNFRTSKRAEDAVRVLAAVRREVPSVLLMVGDGPERARTREIAVELGVERHVKYLGQLDAPEEVLQCGDLFLLPSANESFGLAALEAMSTGMPVIGTTAEGLPELIRDGKTGYLLPVGDVAGMSRRAIEMLTDAKLHDSMAKESRRVAVDHYEASKIVPKYEEFYARVTGQTIPARGYLAPPEGLA